Proteins encoded together in one Lathyrus oleraceus cultivar Zhongwan6 chromosome 5, CAAS_Psat_ZW6_1.0, whole genome shotgun sequence window:
- the LOC127081866 gene encoding PP2A regulatory subunit TAP46 — translation MGEIKMEDMPLPALFEQARKIHATATEFGADQELVKKGCEALNKCEDMINKLGLFSSNETKEDISTTDLKYILVPYYLAELTEKIAQDDRIQILKASQAKLKEFISFCEAMELVPKEELESYLQGVPKSVADQRARKIARFKRQKAAESKLLEIKERKERRGRSTKAAALSAPVEAGEEELLDDDGEEEREAWNTSISLAICKAFDLLEMIKKEDEMLSAVKDRQSKDGDQEFSKDVLDERAKKAEAWHRSAAVRAQYTKPSPPITCATFAQDVLEGRAQASQAHDHKHQPLIFGPQSLVNGSFTNERERLAAQVFQPSHRMPTMSIEEAGLKEMEIMNKWQETNIRLMEEATSSWHNDRKFKPGEEEEDEDDDAAQDRARALDDWKDDNPRGAGNSKLTPCG, via the exons ATGGGCGAGATTAAGATGGAAGACATGCCGCTACCGGCGCTGTTTGAACAAGCAAGGAAGATTCACGCAACCGCCACAGAGTTTGGTGCCGACCAG GAGCTTGTGAAGAAGGGATGCGAGGCTTTGAATAAATGCGAGGACATGATTAATAAGCTTGGTTTGTTCTCCTCTAATGAAACCAAAGAGGATATCAGCACCACCGATCTCAAGTATATTCTG GTACCATATTATCTTGCTGAGTTAACCGAAAAAATAGCACAGGATGACAGGATACAGATTCTAAAGGCTTCCCAGGCAAAACTGAAG GAATTTATCTCATTTTGTGAGGCAATGGAGCTTGTCCCAAAAGAGGAGTTAGAATCTTATCTACAAGGGGTACCAAAATCTGTTGCTGATCAGAGGGCCAGAAAG ATAGCTAGATTTAAACGACAAAAAGCTGCAGAATCGAAGTTGTTGGAAATAAAAGAGCGGAAGGAAAGGCGTGGGCGTTCTACTAAAGCAGCTGCCTTGTCCGCCCCTGTTGAGGCAGGAGAGGAAGAACTATTGGATGATGACGGGGAAGAAGAAAGAGAG GCTTGGAATACTAGCATATCTTTGGCGATCTGTAAG GCGTTTGATCTTTTAGAAATGATAAAGAAAGAGGACGAGATGCTTTCTGCTGTAAAAGATAGACAATCCAAG GATGGAGACCAGGAATTTTCTAAGGATGTTCTTGATGAACGTGCAAAGAAAGCAGAAGCGTGGCATCGCAGTGCTGCAGTTCGTGCACAGTATACTAAGCCCTCTCCACCAATCACATGTGCTACTTTTGCCCAAGATGTTCTGGAAGGAAGAGCACAAGCATCACAAGCACATGATCACAAACACCAACCACTTATATTTGGACCACAAAGCCTTGTGAATGGAAGTTTTACGAATGAGAGAGAAAGATTGGCAGCCCAAGTTTTCCAACCCAGTCATAG GATGCCAACTATGAGCATTGAGGAAGCAGGACTTAAAGAAATGGAAATAATGAATAAATGGCAAGAGACCAATATCAGACTCATGGAAGAAGCCACTTCATCTTGGCACAATGATCGGAAGTTTAAGCCAGGTGAAGAGGAGGAGGATGAAGATGACGATGCTGCACAAGATAGAGCTAGAGCTTTGGATGATTGGAAGGATGATAATCCACGAGGTGCAGGAAATTCGAAGCTTACCCCTTGTGGCTAA